One Pochonia chlamydosporia 170 chromosome 5, whole genome shotgun sequence DNA segment encodes these proteins:
- a CDS encoding CobW domain-containing protein (similar to Cordyceps militaris CM01 XP_006672959.1) yields MAPIPITIITGFLGSGKTTLILNLIPQLLAKNPSYKLALLKNEFGDLAIDSQLASSSSISGVQELLNGCICCNLVGQLGPALQQLQQTVSPDRIVIETSGSAFPATLALEVNRLARETGQYQLDGVVSVIDVENWQGYEDTSYTARIQARYTDLIVFNKWETAGEDRYELCVDRVGDLEVDVARVKSDKGRVDVDLVFGVDGGLARELTDAEAGAGANGHEHNGTNGQHSHQSEVEVLSVELAAEGAVSTAKLLAFLEAAPKDEVYRIKAVGTLSGTPRNSDADVPQPLESAGGRYILNWAFGRWTFTPMGEQQEHASSGDVTLRMTMILARSESNRWKKKLEAGGYLEVDGVNKGELSVKRIL; encoded by the coding sequence ATGGCTCCCATCCCCATAACAATCATAACCGGCTTCCTCGGGTCCGGCAAAACAaccctcatcctcaacctcatcccGCAGCTCCTCGCCAAAAACCCCTCCTACAAACTCGCCCTCCTCAAAAACGAATTCGGCGACCTAGCAATCGACTCGCAactcgcctcctcctcctccatctccgGCGTCCAAGAGCTCCTCAACGGCTGTATATGCTGCAACCTCGTCGGCCAGCTCGGCCCCGcgctgcagcagctccaaCAGACCGTGTCGCCCGACCGCATCGTCATCGAGACGAGCGGCTCCGCCTTCCCCGCCACGCTGGCCCTCGAGGTGAACCGCCTGGCCAGAGAGACGGGCCAGTACCAGCTCGACGGGGTGGTGAGCGTGATTGACGTCGAGAATTGGCAGGGGTACGAGGACACGAGCTACACGGCGAGGATTCAGGCGCGGTACACGGATCTGATTGTGTTTAATAAGTGGGAGACGGCGGGGGAGGACCGGTACGAGCTGTGCGTGGATAGGGTGGGCGATTTGGAGGTTGATGTGGCGAGGGTGAAGAGCGATAAGGGGCGGGTGGATGtggatttggtgtttggcgtgGATGGCGGGCTGGCGAGGGAGTTGACGGATGCtgaggctggtgctggtgcgaATGGACATGAGCATAATGGTACGAACGGGCAGCATAGTCACCAGAGTGAGGTGGAGGTGCTGTCTGTTGAGCTGGCGGCTGAGGGAGCGGTCTCGACGGCCAAGTTGCTGGCGTTTTTGGAGGCCGCGCCCAAGGATGAGGTGTATCGGATAAAGGCCGTTGGGACGCTGTCAGGCACGCCAAGGAATTCGGACGCCGACGTGCCGCAGCCGTTGGAGAGTGCGGGTGGTCGGTATATTCTCAACTGGGCGTTTGGTCGGTGGACGTTTACGCCGATGGGAGAGCAGCAGGAGCATGCGTCCAGTGGTGACGTGACGCTGAGGATGACCATGATCTTGGCGCGGTCGGAGAGTAATcggtggaagaagaagttggaggCTGGTGGGTATCTGGAGGTGGATGGTGTGAATAAGGGGGAGTTGAGTGTCAAGAGAATCTTATAG
- a CDS encoding carboxypeptidase S1 (similar to Neosartorya fischeri NRRL 181 XP_001259949.1) has protein sequence MLSKTLLLGGLAGLAAAQFPPTPEGVKVIKSKFHENVTISFKEPGLCETTRGVKSYAGHVHLPPGLLDDASGEKQDYPVNTFFWFFEARHDPENAPLAIWLNGGPGGSSMIGLLGENGPCFIDDDSKTPIHNPWSWNNHVNMLYIDEPVQVGFSYDIPTNVTIYTGGEEVKIVPTDFSNGLPEVNLTTHIGTLPSQKSSHTTNSTQQAAHALWHFAQTFFTEFPHYKPNDDRISMWAESYGGHYGPGFMRFFQQQNEKILNGTIDVEHAHYLHLDTLGIVNGYLDAVIQEEASIIFPYNNTFDIKAINKTVYDELMHNFTRKGGCRDQIVKCQNELLTLDKNALRMARELPSELCPDMEDQCILAGEKAFENNNNARFDISHPKADPFPPPHYIGYLAQEEALRALGSPINFTMSSETVALNFVGTLDEVHGGFLDAVGYLLDSGVKVHMMYGDRDFACNWIGGEMSSLAIPYSRANDFKKAGYTPLLTSEGVGGLTRQFGNFSFTRVYQAGHMIPMYQPEAAYEIFMRALFNRDIPTGLLPVHDELSTVGPSSTWHVKQAPPKAPEPKCYILAPETCTPEVWEKVKSGKVTVKDYFVVEDAAEVGDGEL, from the exons ATGCTGTCCAAAACTCTGTTGCTTGGCGGCTTGGCGGGCTTGGCCGCGGCTCAATTTCCTCCTACACCAGAGGGCGTCAAGGtcatcaagtccaagttTCATGAGAATGTCACCATTTCCTTCAAAGAG CCCGGACTTTGTGAAACTACACGCGGCGTCAAGTCGTACGCTGGTCACGTCCATCTGCCGCCGGGTCTCTTGGATGATGCCTCGGGCGAGAAGCAGGACTATCCCGTCAACAC GTTCTTCTGGTTCTTTGAGGCTCGCCATGACCCAGAAAACGCACCCCTAGCCATCTGGCTCAACGGGGGCCCTGGAGGCTCGTCCATGATCGGTCTGCTTGGGGAAAACGGCCCTTGCTTCATTGATGACGACTCCAAGACTCCAATCCACAACCCATGGAGCTGGAACAACCACGTCAATATGCTTTACATTGACGAGCCCGTCCAGGTCGGCTTCTCCTACGACATCCCCACCAACGTCACCATCTACActggcggcgaggaagtcAAGATTGTTCCCACCGACTTCTCCAACGGACTGCCCGAAGTCAACCTCACCACACACATTGGCACTCTCCCCAGTCAAAAGTCGTctcacaccaccaacagcacccAGCAGGCTGCCCATGCCCTGTGGCATTTTGCCCAGACATTCTTCACCGAGTTCCCGCACTACAAGCCCAATGATGACCGCATCAGCATGTGGGCAGAGAGCTATGGCGGCCATTACGGACCGGGGTTCATGCGTttcttccagcagcaaaatgAAAAGATCCTCAACGGCACAATTGACGTTGAGCACGCCCACTACCTTCACCTTGACACTCTGGGCATCGTCAATGGGTACTTGGATGCCGTTATCCAGGAAGAAGCGTCCATCATCTTTCCATATAACAAT ACGTTCGACATCAAGGCAATCAACAAGACTGTCTACGATGAGCTAATGCACAATTTTACCCGCAAAGGAGGGTGCCGTGATCAAATCGTTAAATGCCAAAACGAGCTTCTCACCCTCGACAAGAACGCCCTCAGAATGGCTCGCGAGTTGCCTTCTGAGCTGTGCCCCGACATGGAAGACCAGTGCATCTTGGCCGGCGAAAAGGCTTTTgagaacaacaacaatgccCGTTTCGACATTTCCCATCCCAAGGCCGATCCGTTCCCGCCTCCCCACTACATCGGCTACCTGGCGCAAGAGGAAGCCCTCCGTGCTCTCGGCAGCcccatcaacttcaccatGTCTTCAGAGACTGTGGccctcaactttgtcggCACATTAGACGAGGTGCACGGCGGGTTCCTCGACGCGGTGGGCTATCTTCTCGATTCCGGTGTCAAGGTCCACATGATGTATGGTGATCGCGATTTTGCATGCAACTGGATTGGCGGTGAAATGTCCTCTCTTGCCATTCCGTACTCCCGCGCAAATGACTTCAAGAAGGCTGGGTATACCCCTCTGCTGACGTCTGAAGGCGTTGGCGGTCTCACCCGTCAATTCGGCAACTTTAGCTTTACCCGTGTCTACCAGGCAGGCCACATGATTCCCATGTATCAGCCCGAGGCTGCGTATGAAATCTTCATGCGAGCGCTGTTCAACCGTGATATCCCTACTGGCTTGTTGCCTGTGCATGATGAGTTGTCGACCGTTGGGCCCTCGAGTACATGGCATGTCAAGCAGGCTCCTCCCAAGGCGCCGGAGCCCAAGTGCTACATCTTGGCGCCTGAGACGTGCACGCCTGAAGTGTGGGAGAAGGTGAAGAGCGGCAAGGTGACTGTGAAGGATTACtttgtggttgaggatgCGGCcgaggttggcgatggcgagTTGTAA
- a CDS encoding solute carrier family 12 protein (similar to Pyrenophora tritici-repentis Pt-1C-BFP XP_001939081.1), with amino-acid sequence MPATPDDKADPLAVAMDVKKSSKLGLVSGVYIPVCLNIMSILMFLRFGLILGQVGFMGILGLLVTAYCVDLLTTLSLSAIASNGEVKGGGAYYLISRSLGPEFGGSIGILFFLAQALNTAMNIVGLIDCIRLNIGPGFPEGYWTGYGLQTAALVICTCMCLLGSATFSKASNLLLAILTVAVVSIPLSAIFKAPFRDEVAGIDYTGLSLETLASNFLPSFDKNVYRGLPTFRDLFGILFPATSGIFAGASMSGDLRNPSKAIPKGTLWAMLTTFIVYFVVILSMACTISRDSLLENDNIVPLTNLYAPIILAGECAVTFFSALMGIIGSAKLFQALARDKLLPGLSIFGRGTKKADEPILAVLLTYAIAQVALLADLNQIATFISMGYQMTFFVMNLACFLLKIGSAPNFRPSFKFFNWQTACIGSLLSAAAMFFIDETYAAIAICVLVFVFLLIHYLCPPKRWGDVSQNLIYHQVRKYLLRLKPEHIKFWRPHIILLINNPRRQTRLIQFCNSMKKGSLYILGHVIVTDDFNSGVHEARLQQQAWTRYISEFSRIKAFVQLTMSPSITWGVRNLILSAGLGGMRPNIAVLGFYNMDDLRKSNPTVPIPDIPASPADKMSRRPKSQGKTAKRRRGDTSARLLEGVLPTDVIRTEGMMSPTDYMIMLEDLALKYRLNVAIAHGFDALETPRHDGSNAKKYIDLWPIQMSAEISSDGKNVLTTNFDTYTLILQLGHILRSVQTWRRVFALRVVVFVEYEHEVDEESARVKALLEKLRIDAQVLVFYLASGHLNTYELIINGTTNDIDTEIIVEETLKDEEWWEDLQALRRQTEELSSSQELSQLAQILDSTAGRPGAYNPHDDVGNARRQSMAEVSEMPKRPDIATLAKLGVSMGIHTTHINDEVLQEESESDTEFYTDAEDSIDDEEYGEDAGDPFLQPRMEERDPAQQPLLSSKPGNSPPAEQSPTKAGRGRRSRTIETGTQVPSYGTMNTSQTLADKPESPVTLRVPELSEVGASPPEVDTSSRIDSFPVLDPLRVPDFASAGSRRSRSMSPSRGARRDGIMAPARPNFSRQSSAARFSSRPVPETKIVAEGEGSKISFAAVASNPPTPRAERPAFSRHSSLGKFSSRPLPDTKVSGEEGARTISFADRPVSQPPSQPHSGSHSRHHSRHGSQYSVHGQDPISLVIPEHVETYRAPESKDGTEADTGSAFSGRGVAISFNDLPSRAQHLILNELMRQHSKDTGVLMTTLPIPSEGTSLDEVSTIQYLSDVELLCNNLPPTLMVLSNNMTVTVSL; translated from the exons ATGCCTGCAACTCCTGATGATAAGGCTGATCCCCTGGCCGTGGCCATGGACGTCAAGAAGAGTTCCAAGCTGGGCTTGGTATCCGGCGTCTATATCCCGGTGTGCTTGAATATCATGAGCATTCTCATGTTTTTGCGTTTCGGCCTCATTTTGGGACAAGTCGGCTTTATGGGCATTTTGG GGCTGTTGGTTACCGCGTACTGCGTCGATCTCTTGACAACCCTGTCCCTGTCGGCCATTGCATCCAATGGTGAAGTCAAGGGCGGCGGAGCATACTATCTGATATCGAGATCGCTTGGTCCCGAATTCGGAGGGTCTATTGGGATTTTATTCTTCCTGGCGCAAGCTCTCAACACTGCCATGAATATTGTTGGTCTAATTGATTGCATTCGACTCAATATTGGACCCGGCTTCCCCGAAGGGTACTGGACGGGATATGGTCTGCAGACAGCAGCATTGGTAATATGCACCTGCATGTGCCTCTTGGGATCGGCTACCTTTTCGAAAGCGTCCAATTTGTTACTGGCCATATTGACCGTGGCAGTAGTAAGTATTCCTCTGTCTGCCATCTTCAAGGCACCATTTAGAGATGAAGTCGCCGGCATCGATTACACTGGTCTCAGCCTCGAGACTCTTGCCAGTAACTTTCTCCCGAGTTTCGATAAGAATGTCTACCGGGGCCTGCCAACATTTCGAGACTTGTTTGGCATCTTGTTTCC TGCCACATCGGGCATATTTGCGGgagcatccatgtctggagATTTGAGAAATCCCAGCAAAGCCATACCCAAAGGCACACTCTGGGCTATGCTGACAACCTTTATTGTCTATTTTGTTGTGATTCTATCCATGGCATGCACCATTTCGCGCGATTCATTGCTGGAGAATGACAACATTGTGCCCCTTACAAACCTTTATGCACCCATCATCCTTGCCGGAGAATGTGCCGTGACCTTTTTCTCAGCTCTCATGGGCATCATTGGCTCTGCCAAGCTCTTCCAGGCGCTGGCCCGAGACAAGTTGCTTCCAGGGTTGTCCATCTTTGGCAGAGGGACCAAGAAGGCCGACGAACCAATCTTGGCTGTGCTTCTCACTTATGCTATTGCACAAGTTGCACTTCTCGCGGACTTGAACCAGATTGCGACCTTTATATCTATGGGTTATCAG ATGACCTTTTTCGTCATGAatcttgcttgctttcttCTCAAGATTGGCTCCGCCCCCAACTTTCGTCCCAGCTTCAAGTTTTTCAACTGGCAAACGGCATGCATCGGCAGTCTGTtgtctgctgctgccatgttCTTCATTGACGAGACGTACGCAGCGATCGCAATTTGCGTGCTTGTTTTCGTATTTTTGCTGATACACTACCTCTGCCCACCCAAACGTTGGGGCGATGTTTCACAAAACCTCATCTACCATCAAGTACGAAAGTACTTGCTGCGGTTGAAACCTGAACACATAAAGTTTTGGCGGCCACATATTATTCTTCTCATTAATAATCCTCGCCGCCAGACACGGCTCATTCAGTTTTGCAATTCCATGAAAAAGGGGTCCCTCTATATTCTGGGCCATGTCATTGTAACCGACGATTTCAACTCTGGCGTACACGAAGCCCGattgcagcagcaggcttGGACTCGATATATTTCGGAATTTTCGAGAATCAAGGCCTTTGTGCAGCTTACCATGTCCCCGTCAATTACCTGGGGCGTGCGCAACTTGATTCTCTCGGCTGGGCTTGGTGGCATGCGTCCAAACATTGCAGTTTTGGGATTCTATAACATGGATGACCTGCGAAAATCCAACCCTACAGTGCCTATTCCCGATATCCCTGCGTCCCCGGCTGACAAGATGAGCCGCCGGCCCAAATCGCAAGGCAAGACGGCCAAGCGCCGGCGTGGAGACACATCTGCCCGTCTGCTCGAGGGTGTACTTCCCACTGACGTTATCCGAACCGAAGGAATGATGTCTCCCACCGACTACATGATCATGTTGGAGGATCTCGCCTTGAAGTACAGACTCAACGTTGCCATAGCTCATGGCTTCGACGCGTTGGAAACTCCTCGCCACGATGGatccaacgccaaaaagTACATTGATTTGTGGCCCATTCAAATGTCTGCGGAGATATCTTCAGATGGCAAAAATGTACTGACAACAAATTTTGACACCT ATACCCTCATCTTGCAGCTGGGACACATTTTGCGAAGCGTGCAAACTTGGCGAAGAGTATTTGCTCTTCGCGTCGTGGTATTTGTCGAGTATGAGCATGAAGTGGACGAAGAGAGCGCAAGGGTCAAGGCActcttggagaagctgcgaATTGATGCCCAGGTCCTCGTCTTCTATTTGGCGTCTGGCCATCTCAATACATATGAACTCATTATTAACGGCACTACCAACGACATTGACACTGAAATCATTGTGGAAGAAACTCTCAAAGATGAGGAATGGTGGGAAGACTTGCAGGCGCTCCGCAGACAGACCGAGGAGCTCTCCTCTAGCCAGGAGCTCTCTCAGCTGGCGCAGATTCTAGACTCGACTGCTGGGCGACCCGGTGCCTACAATCCTCATGACGATGTTGGAAATGCACGTCGCCAGAGCATGGCGGAAGTGTCAGAGATGCCCAAGCGGCCAGACATTGCCACACTTGCCAAGCTCGGAGTTAGTATGGGCATTCACACTACCCACATCAACGACGAGGTCCTCCAAGAAGAGTCGGAGTCGGACACTGAGTTTTACACCGACGCGGAAGATTCtattgacgatgaggaaTATGGAGAGGATGCCGGGGACCCATTTCTGCAACCAAGAATGGAAGAAAGAGACCCGGCACAGCAGCCGTTGCTCTCGTCCAAGCCAGGCAATTCCCCTCCGGCAGAACAATCGCCTACAAAGGCTGGGCGCGGGCGCAGGTCCAGGACCATTGAGACAGGCACGCAGGTTCCATCCTATGGCACAATGAACACGTCTCAGACGCTGGCAGACAAGCCAGAATCGCCCGTCACATTGCGAGTGCCCGAACTTTCCGAAGTCGGTGCCAGCCCGCCAGAGGTAGACACGAGTAGTAGAATCGACTCTTTTCCTGTACTGGACCCCCTTCGAGTTCCCGACTTCGCGTCTGCTGGTTCTCGGCGATCGCGGTCCATGAGTCCCTCGAGAGGCGCACGACGAGATGGGATTATGGCACCGGCACGACCCAACTTTTCGCGACAGTCATCTGCCGCTCGGTTCTCTAGTAGACCAGTGCCCGAGACCAAAATTGTCgctgaaggagaaggctcCAAAATTAGCTTTGCGGCAGtggcatcaaatccaccaacacCGCGAGCCGAGCGGCCGGCATTCTCGAGACACTCCTCGCTTGGCAAGTTTTCAAGCCGGCCATTGCCCGACACTAAAGTAagcggcgaagaaggcgcAAGAACTATATCTTTTGCAGACCGGCCTGTGTCGCAGCCTCCATCCCAACCGCACTCAGGCTCCCATTCACGGCATCACTCCAGGCACGGCTCACAGTACTCAGTACATGGTCAGGATCCGATATCACTGGTCATTCCGGAGCATGTTGAAACATATCGTGCACCCGAATCCAAAGACGGCACCGAAGCAGACACAGGGTCGGCTTTTTCGGGGCGAGGTGTAGCCATTTCATTCAACGACTTGCCCAGCCGCGCGCAGCACTTGATTCTCAACGAACTCATGCGCCAACACTCCAAGGACACAGGCGTCTTGATGACGACGTTGCCGATACCGTCCGAAGGAACCAGCCTTGATGAAGTGTCCACGATTCAGTACCTTTCTGACGTTGAACTTCTTTGTAATAATCTGCCGCCTACATTGATGGttctcagcaacaacatgacTGTCACAGTCAGTCTCTAG
- a CDS encoding thioredoxin (similar to Cordyceps militaris CM01 XP_006672956.1) → MDVQLLVYDLSRGLARQMSMGLLGFQLDAIYHTSIQLNGREYVYDGGIIAITPGSSHLGHPLEKIHLGTTNLPMDIIEEYLDSVRPIFTLQAYDLFRHNCNNFSDSFANFLVGKGIPSHIVNMPQAVLDSPMGRMLLPQLTQGVNAGRSNGSILGLEQSAQASTNGTKAHRVQLVSRSDELSRLLDSAKNACAVIFFTSATCPPCKVMYPLYDQLAGEFGGQATFIKVDISQPQSMDIAQRFSVRATPTFVTMLKGKEENRWSGADQAALRGNVQLLVHMAHPSHPHERLRLPSFSNPDAKPVLYTKVPPMAKLDVKMGPKVANRPQVKKLKAFLEARSTVGPQDAVVPDLGELSECIRESVSELPPEVLFAIIDLFRCALSDPRISAYSAEEAEQRTINTVLSVVNSMDSCPYALRLVTVQMACNMFSTPLFAHQVLRNASLRSALVQLVSTSFLDEAHNNVRVASSSLLFNIALANRRARDGDSNNGLQDDDQVELAAALVEAISQEDKSVEALQGMLSALGHLVYGTNLDGELADLLRALDAQGTILAKKKHFPNEKLIVEVGDELLGKGLRKP, encoded by the exons atggacgtcCAACTCCTAGTCTACGACCTCTCTCGTGGACTCGCCCGCCAAATGTCCATGGGCCTCCTGGGCTTCCAACTCGACGCCATCTACCACACATCAATTCAACTCAATGGCCGCGAATACGTCTATGACGGCGGCATCATTGCCATCACTCCAGGATCTTCTCACCTGGGACATCCTCTAGAAAAGATTCATCTCGGCACTACAAACTTGCCAATGGACATCATCGAAGAGTACCTTGATTCCGTACGGCCCATCTTCACACTCCAA GCATACGATCTCTTCCGCCACAACTGCAACAACTTTAGCGACTCTTTCGCCAACTTTctcgtcggcaaaggcatCCCCAGCCACATTGTCAACATGCCACAAGCAGTGCTAGATTCTCCCATGGGCCGCATGCTGCTGCCTCAATTAACGCAGGGAGTAAACGCCGGCCGATCAAATGGGTCTATTCTCGGCTTGGAGCAAAGTGCACAGGCTTCAACTAACGGGACCAAGGCGCATAGAGTCCAACTGGTTTCAAGGTCAGACGAACTCTCGCGACTGCTGGACAGCGCAAAGAATGCATGCGCagtcatcttcttcacctcgGCTACATGTCCGCCTTGCAAGGTCATGTACCCGCTCTATGACCAGCTAGCAGGAGAGTTTGGAGGCCAGGCCACGTTTATCAAGGTCGACATCTCCCAGCCACAGTCGATGGACATTGCGCAGCGTTTCTCGGTTCGAGCAACGCCAACGTTTGTTACGAtgctcaagggcaaggaggaGAATAGATGGAGCGGAGCGGACCAGGCGGCGCTGAGGGGAAATGTGCAGCTTCTTGTACACATGGCACATCCGTCCCATCCGCATGAGAGACTGCGACTGCCTAGCTTCTCTAATCCGGATGCAAAACCAGTTCTCTATACCAAAGTTCCACCGATGGCGAAGCTGGATGTCAAGATGGGACCCAAGGTGGCCAACCGACCGCaggtgaagaagctcaaggcctTTTTGGaagcacggagtacagtTGGTCCTCAGGACGCCGTTGTCCCTGACCTCGGGGAGCTGTCCGAGTGTATTCGGGAATCGGTCTCTGAACTCCCTCCCGAGGTATTGTTCGCCATTATCGACCTGTTTCGATGTGCATTGTCCGACCCCCGTATCAGCGCCTACTCCGCCGAGGAGGCAGAGCAGAGAACTATCAACACTGTCTTGAGTGTCGTCAACAGCATGGACTCTTGCCCGTATGCGTTGCGCCTGGTGACAGTCCAGATGGCATGCAACATGTTTTCAACACCGCTTTTTGCGCACCAGGTCCTGCGAAATGCGAGTCTCCGCTCTGCGCTTGTGCAACTCGTGTCGACAAGCTTTCTAGACGAAGCACACAACAATGTACGAGTAgcgtcatcatcactgcTGTTCAATATCGCCCTAGCGAATCGTCGCGCGAGAGACGGAGATTCCAACAATGGTCTACAAGACGATGACCAAGTAGAACTGGCAGCAGCACTCGTAGAAGCCATCAGTCAAGAAGACAAATCAGTAGAGGCACTTCAGGGCATGCTATCCGCCCTGGGTCACTTGGTGTACGGCACAAACCTGGACGGCGAGCTGGCCGATCTTCTAAGAGCATTAGACGCGCAAGGGACGATATtagccaagaagaagcatttTCCAAACGAGAAGCTCATAGTAGAAGTGGGAGATGAGCTGCTGGGCAAGGGGCTGCGCAAGCCGTAA
- a CDS encoding GTP-binding protein ypt7 (similar to Fusarium graminearum PH-1 XP_011323641.1) encodes MSSRKKVLLKVIILGDSGVGKTSLMNQYVKKKFSASYKATIGADFLTREVMVDDRQVTMQLWDTAGQERFQSLGVAFYRGADCCVLVYDVNNAKSFEALDSWRDEFLIQASPRDPPNFPFVVLGNKIDVEESKRVISNKRAMTFCQSKGDIPYFETSAKEAINIDQAFEVIARNALAQEESEEFSGEFDDPINIHIDNDRDGCAC; translated from the exons ATGTCTTCGCGGAAGAAGGTCCTTCTCAAG GTTATCATCCTTGGAGATAGCGGTGTCGGCAAGACGAGTTTGATGAACCAATAT gtcaagaagaagtttAGTGCAAGCTACAAGGCCACCATCGGCGCCGACTTTTTAACACGAGAGGTCATGGTGGACGACAGACAGGTCACCATGCAG CTGTGGGACACTGCTGGACAGGAGCGATTTCAGTCTTTGGGTGTCGCCTTTTACCGTGGCGCTGACTGCTGCGTTCTCGTTTACGATGTCAACAATGCCAAGAGCTTCGAGGCTCTTGACAGCTGGAGAGACGAGTTTCTGATCCAGGCGTCACCGCGGGATCCTCCCAACTTTCCATTT GTTGTGCTTGGAAACAAgattgatgtcgaggagagCAAGCGAGTG ATTTCAAACAAACGAGCCATGACCTTTTGCCAGTCCAAGGGAGATATCCCGTACTTTGAGACTAGTGCCAAAGAGGCCATCAATATTGATCAAGCATTTGAGG TCATTGCCCGAAACGCCCTCGCACAAGAAGAGTCGGAGGAATTTAGCGGCGAATTCGACGACCCTATCAACATCCACATTGACAATGACCGCGATGGTTGCGCCTGTTGA
- a CDS encoding guanosine-diphosphatase (similar to Aspergillus terreus NIH2624 XP_001210500.1) yields the protein MRKQSVSLPTKHVVHDPHEKPDRYGNGRPQGVFARMKEQWMSQSQKTRWVKTTAIVLSVCLLFYWLSPRGVDVYNEVSHKSGNSGSANKSNNGQVPADSSYGTARCTKSYSKDKPIVQYVLMIDAGSTGSRIHVYKFNNCGPVPELEHEEFKMTEKSVGGLSKYADDPVAAAKTLDPLLAVAMENVPEKLKRCSPVAVKATAGLRKVGPQKSDAILKQVREHLEKDYPFPVVSDEKGGVAVMDGADEGVYAWITTNYLLGKIGGPDKTETAAVFDLGGGSTQIVFQPTFKAAKAGGMPEKLSEGEHKFSLDFGGQKFDLYQHSHLGYGLMEARNAIHRLLVNDMKKSKSDDTTWQTKPIVHPCITPGRTREIEVEFDKDTKKTYNFTGPAEPSASHASQCRSLAERILEKDKECKLAPCSFNGVHQPSLAKTFAKEDVYIFSYFYDRTQPLGMPDSFTIRELHDLAQTVCKGQPGWGTFDSIPGALEELKGREQYCLDLNFMTVLLHHGYDMPIDREVKIAKKIKGNELGWCLGASLPLLESGSGWSCKIKQVS from the exons ATGCGAAAACAGTCGGTCTCGCTGCCGACGAAACACGTTGTTCACGACCCTCACGAGAAGCCTGATCGATACGGAAACGGTCGCCCCCAAGGTGTATTTGCGAGGATGAAGGAACAGTGGATGTCGCAGTCGCAAAAGACGCGGTGGGTCAAGACGACCGCCATCGTCCTGTCCGTCTGCTTGTTGTTTTACTGGCTGTCGCCGCGAGGCGTTGATGTCTACAATGAGG TCTCTCACAAGTCTGGCAACAGTGGCAGCGCCAACAAGTCCAATAATGGCCAGGTCCCTGCCGATTCGTCCTACGGAACCGCTCGATGCACCAAATCGTACTCCAAGGATAAGCCCATTGTTCAATACGTCCTCatgattgatgctggcaGTACCGGATCCCGCATTCACGTCTACAAGTTCAACAACTGTGGTCCCGTCCCCGAACTCGAGCACGAAGAATTCAAAATGACGGAGAAGTCGGTCGGCGGCCTCAGCAAGTACGCAGACGACCCTGTTGCCGCTGCCAAGACTCTGGATCCCCTGCTGGCCGTCGCCATGGAAAATGTTCCCGAGAAGCTCAAGCGATGCAGCCCCGTCGCCGTCAAGGCCACGGCCGGATTGCGCAAGGTTGGCCCGCAAAAGTCGGACGCCATCCTCAAGCAGGTCCGCGAGCATCTCGAGAAGGACTATCCCTTCCCCGTTGTCTCTGACGAAAAAGGCGGCGTTGCCGTCATGGATGGCGCCGACGAAGGTGTCTACGCCTGGATCACGACCAACTATCTTCTCGGCAAGATTGGCGGCCCCGACAAGACGGAGACGGCTGCTGTTTTCGACCTGGGTGGTGGCTCGACTCAGATTGTCTTCCAGCCGACCTTTAaggcggccaaggctggaGGCATGCCCGAGAAGCTATCCGAAGGCGAGCACAAGTTCTCTCTTGACTTTGGTGGTCAGAAGTTCGACCTCTACCAGCACTCTCACCTGGGCTATGGCCTGATGGAAGCCCGCAATGCCATTCACCGACTTCTCGTCAACGATATGAAGAAGTCCAAGTCGGACGATACCACCTGGCAAACCAAGCCCATTGTTCACCCTTGCATCACACCCGGCCGCACCCGTGAAATTGAAGTCGAATTCGACAAGGACACCAAGAAGACGTACAACTTCACCGGCCCCGCTGAACCTTCTGCTTCGCATGCTTCTCAATGCCGCAGTCTCGCCGAGCGAATCCTCGAAAAGGACAAGGAATGCAAGCTTGCTCCCTGCTCATTCAACGGTGTTCACCAGCCCTCACTTGCAAAGACGTTTGCCAAGGAAGACGTCTACATCTTTTCCTACTTTTACGACCGCACTCAACCCCTCGGTATGCCCGATTCCTTCACCATTCGCGAGCTGCACGACCTGGCGCAGACCGTCTGCAAGGGTCAACCTGGATGGGGCACTTTTGACAGCATTCCCGGTGCGCTCGAGGAGCTTAAGGGCCGCGAGCAGTACTGCCTGGATTTGAACTTTATGACGGTGCTGTTACACCACGGATATGACATGCCCATCGACCGAGAggtcaagattgccaagaaGATTAAGGGCAATGAGCTGGGATGGTGCCTGGGTGCTAG TTTGCCTCTTTTGGAGTCCGGGTCCGGATGGTCATGCAAGATTAAGCAAGTCTCGTAG